The proteins below come from a single Candidatus Omnitrophota bacterium genomic window:
- a CDS encoding protein arginine kinase yields the protein MRDAPRFGGWDRQGKALGKFVSRRQGIDRMASLPKNHLAECGWLKTGDVSNALVVSSRVRLARNIEDYPFSQWASSSDLKRIADEVKESIQSSPQLHELELFDIEELESLDRHFLAERYMISRELVKSGLERYVAIHPRQTASVMINEEDHIRMQVLSAGSNLRQTWERIDSYDDELENRLSYSFSNSLGYLTACPTNVGTGIRCSVMIHLPALVMSRRIEKVLNAVTQMGLTVRGLSGEGSEIVGNLFQVSNQWTLGIGEEETIDKIEKILKHIIEQEQKAESRMMEEKSTSVEDKVWRAYAVLSQARVLSSNEAIELLSLIRLGRSLGILERPSYESINEAIIWMRPAHLQKSVGKSLSAGERDEVRAGQVREWIRNGGERRSAASLGG from the coding sequence TTGAGAGATGCGCCGCGATTCGGCGGTTGGGATAGACAAGGAAAAGCGCTGGGGAAATTCGTTTCCCGGCGGCAAGGAATCGATCGTATGGCGAGTTTGCCGAAAAATCATCTTGCCGAATGCGGATGGCTCAAGACCGGCGACGTATCCAACGCCCTCGTCGTGAGCAGCCGCGTCCGTTTGGCTAGAAATATCGAAGATTACCCCTTCTCCCAATGGGCTTCCTCTTCCGATCTCAAACGCATCGCCGACGAGGTGAAGGAATCCATTCAGTCGTCTCCGCAACTCCATGAATTGGAATTGTTCGATATCGAAGAACTGGAATCTTTGGATCGCCATTTTCTCGCCGAACGCTACATGATCAGCCGTGAATTAGTCAAAAGCGGCCTCGAGCGCTACGTCGCCATTCACCCTCGGCAAACGGCCAGCGTAATGATCAACGAAGAAGATCATATCCGAATGCAGGTTCTTTCCGCCGGTTCCAATCTGCGGCAGACGTGGGAGCGGATCGATTCGTACGACGACGAGTTGGAGAACCGTCTTTCCTACTCTTTTTCCAACTCTTTAGGTTATCTCACCGCCTGTCCCACGAACGTCGGCACCGGCATCCGTTGTTCGGTGATGATCCATTTGCCCGCCTTGGTCATGTCGCGCCGCATCGAAAAAGTGCTGAACGCCGTAACGCAGATGGGATTGACGGTTCGCGGGCTCTCCGGCGAAGGCAGCGAGATTGTAGGGAATCTTTTTCAGGTTTCCAACCAATGGACCCTCGGCATCGGCGAAGAGGAAACGATCGATAAAATCGAGAAAATTCTAAAGCATATCATCGAACAGGAGCAAAAGGCGGAATCCCGGATGATGGAAGAAAAATCCACATCCGTTGAAGATAAAGTGTGGCGGGCCTACGCCGTACTTAGTCAAGCGCGCGTACTCTCTTCCAACGAGGCGATCGAACTTCTCTCGTTGATCCGTCTCGGACGCAGCCTGGGCATCCTGGAACGTCCATCCTATGAAAGCATTAACGAAGCGATCATCTGGATGCGGCCCGCTCATCTTCAAAAAAGCGTGGGCAAATCGTTATCCGCCGGCGAACGGGATGAGGTTCGCGCTGGGCAAGTGCGCGAATGGATAAGAAATGGGGGCGAACGCCGTTCCGCCGCCTCGCTGGGCGGTTGA
- a CDS encoding ATP-dependent Clp protease ATP-binding subunit: MMFDRLTERARLVMKRAKEEAARIGGSHAATEHILLGLIAEGEGVAATAMRNMGLNLESLRMEILKNLSHESSGGVSDSTISLSPSGKRAIEFAYQEAQAFGVNFIGTEHLLLGVIRESEGLAARVLASHGIDLIKARSEILRLMGGGPQEAVAAGKAKSKTPALDAFGADLTDLARLNKLDPVIGRQDEIERVIQILCRRTKNNPVLIGEAGVGKTAIAEGLAQQIITRTVPDLLLNRRLITLDLAGLVAGTKYRGQFEERLKAVLEEIRRSSDIILFIDELHTLVGAGAAEGSMDASNMLKPALSRGELQCIGATTLEEYRKYIEKDSALERRFQTVMIDPPSVEQTIRILEGLRDKYEAHHRVRFTDKAIRCAAELSDRYVTERYLPDKAIDLIDEAGSRARLQATTRPKNLREIEDEINQIMKEIEAATVAEEFEKCLVLKQRREELREKQTRLINEWEEARNKPGQETNVDDNDIAYIVSKWTGIPIVRIEEKESERLLRIEEELHRRIIGQNEAINMIAKAIRRSRAGLSNQKRPIGSFFFLGPTGTGKTHLAKTLAEFMFGNEDALITVDMSEYMEKFAVSRLVGAPPGYIGHDEGGQLTEKVRRKPYSVICLDEIEKAHPDVYNILLQVLEEGRLTDTTGHKVDFRHTILIMTSNIGSQEITKRVTLGFAPEEASASYAAMKDKIISELKRTFRPEFLNRVDEVVVFHELEREHVMKICSIMLADVQKRLDPHALKMVLTDAAKSFLVDKGFDKAYGARPLKRTIQKYLEDPLSEEVLRGRFKNNDEVIVDVGEGELLFRKAQPREVVV, encoded by the coding sequence ATGATGTTCGATCGACTTACCGAACGCGCTCGGCTGGTGATGAAGCGCGCAAAAGAAGAGGCCGCCCGCATCGGCGGAAGCCACGCCGCCACGGAGCATATTCTTCTCGGCTTGATCGCCGAAGGAGAAGGCGTCGCCGCAACCGCCATGCGCAATATGGGCCTCAATCTGGAATCGCTGCGCATGGAAATTCTCAAAAACCTCAGCCACGAGTCGAGCGGAGGCGTTTCCGACAGCACCATTTCCCTTTCCCCCAGCGGAAAGCGCGCCATCGAATTCGCCTATCAGGAAGCGCAGGCTTTCGGCGTGAATTTCATCGGCACGGAGCATCTGCTTCTCGGCGTGATTCGGGAAAGCGAAGGGTTGGCCGCCCGCGTTCTCGCCAGCCACGGCATCGACCTGATCAAGGCCCGCAGCGAAATTCTCCGACTCATGGGCGGCGGACCGCAGGAAGCGGTAGCCGCAGGCAAAGCGAAAAGCAAAACCCCGGCTCTCGACGCTTTTGGCGCCGATCTGACCGACCTCGCCCGCCTCAATAAATTGGATCCCGTCATCGGACGCCAGGACGAAATCGAGCGCGTGATCCAAATCCTCTGCCGCCGCACCAAGAACAATCCCGTCCTCATCGGAGAAGCGGGCGTCGGCAAAACCGCCATCGCCGAAGGTCTGGCCCAACAGATTATCACCCGCACCGTCCCCGACCTGCTTCTCAACCGCCGCCTCATTACGCTCGATCTCGCAGGATTGGTGGCGGGCACGAAATACCGGGGGCAGTTCGAAGAACGCCTGAAAGCCGTCCTGGAAGAAATCCGCCGTTCCAGCGACATCATTCTCTTCATCGACGAACTTCACACGCTCGTAGGCGCCGGCGCCGCCGAAGGATCGATGGACGCTTCCAATATGTTGAAGCCCGCTCTCTCGCGCGGCGAACTCCAATGCATCGGCGCCACCACCTTGGAGGAATACCGCAAATACATCGAAAAAGACAGCGCCTTGGAACGCCGCTTCCAGACGGTCATGATCGATCCGCCTTCCGTGGAACAAACCATCCGCATCCTCGAAGGATTGCGGGACAAATACGAAGCCCATCACCGCGTCCGCTTCACGGACAAGGCCATCCGGTGCGCCGCCGAACTTTCCGACCGCTACGTCACCGAGCGCTACCTTCCCGATAAAGCCATCGACCTCATCGACGAAGCTGGTTCGCGCGCCCGGCTGCAAGCCACTACCCGGCCCAAGAACCTGCGGGAGATCGAAGACGAAATCAACCAGATTATGAAGGAAATCGAAGCGGCCACCGTCGCGGAAGAATTCGAAAAATGCCTCGTATTGAAGCAGCGCCGCGAGGAACTGCGCGAAAAGCAGACGCGGCTGATCAACGAATGGGAAGAAGCCCGCAACAAGCCCGGCCAGGAGACCAACGTCGACGATAACGACATCGCCTACATCGTCTCCAAGTGGACGGGCATCCCCATCGTCCGCATCGAAGAGAAGGAATCCGAACGCCTCCTGCGCATCGAGGAGGAACTACACCGCCGCATCATCGGCCAGAACGAAGCCATCAACATGATCGCCAAGGCCATTCGCCGCTCCCGCGCCGGTCTCTCCAACCAAAAGCGCCCCATCGGCTCCTTTTTCTTCCTTGGACCCACCGGCACCGGCAAAACCCATCTGGCCAAAACCTTGGCGGAATTCATGTTCGGCAACGAGGACGCCCTCATTACGGTGGATATGTCGGAATATATGGAGAAATTCGCCGTCTCCCGCCTCGTGGGCGCCCCTCCCGGCTATATCGGTCACGACGAAGGCGGACAGCTCACGGAGAAAGTGCGCCGCAAACCCTATTCCGTCATCTGCCTCGACGAGATTGAAAAAGCGCATCCGGACGTGTATAACATTCTTCTCCAGGTTCTGGAGGAAGGCCGCTTGACCGACACGACCGGACACAAGGTGGATTTCCGGCATACGATCCTGATTATGACCTCCAACATCGGCTCTCAGGAAATCACCAAACGGGTAACATTAGGCTTCGCTCCGGAAGAAGCCTCCGCCTCCTATGCCGCCATGAAGGACAAAATCATAAGCGAGTTGAAGCGGACCTTCCGGCCCGAATTTCTCAATCGCGTCGATGAGGTCGTCGTCTTCCATGAACTGGAGCGCGAACATGTGATGAAAATCTGCAGCATCATGCTCGCCGACGTTCAAAAACGGCTCGATCCCCATGCGTTAAAAATGGTTTTAACCGATGCAGCTAAGTCGTTCCTGGTTGACAAAGGTTTCGATAAGGCGTATGGTGCTCGTCCATTGAAACGCACGATCCAGAAATATCTCGAGGACCCCCTGTCCGAAGAAGTTCTTCGCGGGCGGTTCAAAAATAACGATGAAGTGATTGTGGATGTCGGGGAAGGGGAACTTCTCTTCCGCAAGGCGCAACCAAGGGAGGTGGTGGTCTGA
- a CDS encoding UvrB/UvrC motif-containing protein produces the protein MMICDICKKNPAKLHITQIVNDKKFSLHICPACANEKGITGPSINTSFSVEQFLTGAPAGEAAQRVDEDTQKTCPSCGLSYNAFKESGRLGCSSCYDTFSVQLRPLLQKMQKEMKHIGKVPDRGNERLTLKRDITELRLQLKDAVIQEHFEMAAQLRDQIRRLEADLGDFVD, from the coding sequence ATGATGATTTGCGACATATGCAAAAAAAATCCGGCGAAACTTCATATCACGCAAATTGTCAACGACAAGAAATTCTCTTTGCATATTTGCCCTGCGTGCGCCAACGAAAAAGGCATCACGGGGCCGTCGATCAATACTTCTTTCTCGGTCGAACAATTTCTCACCGGCGCGCCCGCCGGAGAAGCGGCGCAGCGGGTGGACGAAGACACACAAAAAACCTGTCCCTCCTGCGGCTTGTCTTATAATGCTTTTAAAGAAAGCGGAAGGCTTGGATGCTCGAGCTGCTACGACACGTTTTCCGTCCAACTCAGACCGCTGCTCCAAAAAATGCAAAAAGAGATGAAACATATAGGAAAAGTGCCCGATAGAGGCAACGAACGGTTGACTCTCAAGCGCGATATTACGGAACTGCGGCTGCAATTGAAGGACGCCGTCATTCAGGAGCATTTTGAAATGGCCGCTCAGTTGAGGGACCAAATTCGGCGTCTCGAAGCCGATTTGGGCGATTTCGTAGATTGA
- the bamA gene encoding outer membrane protein assembly factor BamA produces the protein MIRLGLGMLLAAFSAASFAEPIQKIVIQGIVHVQEKEIREVIETRPGDDFASSIVRQQIRDDIRAVWALGFFQDVSSEMSGSDLIFKVVEKNIVHDLQYAGNKKFKKKKLDEEVGFDKKSRLFFSPEAAENYKKKIQDWYTKKSFPNSKVSWTVASVSAPQAVDIVFAIDEGKKMPVKKVVFEGNTILTDKALKKTIQTKESWWFIIQRQYDETAAKQDIDLITLAYWNVGYLDVKVTLAPVEELEKGLRIKFLIEEGLPYTLGDFEVEGNTIFSREELLSKIQMKPGDLFSYSSLRDQELAMIQLYLAQGYLDTSITPLREQLQKDEANKIVDIRLRLTESTRKYMGKVEIEGVVTLDDSSIFPTKEGEFKTKDFVILREIELKEGDPLDWSKVLESDRNLVNLNFFKTRPYPVKGQPNLIPGFQREQTNDPDIENLRLQLEETQTGSLSFGGGISTSYGPSVFATLTERNIFGYGIRGSIQGEYGKYRNSAILNLFEPHLLNSDYSADWDIYYINQEGYRGRRFDQERIGSSIMFGKELDDELSVLFGVKGEVADIQPYRSSRYSLDKSSFPEVFKLGETTTTSLTVGVVHDARDFKLDPTAGTYGRATLEVAGLTDNEFVKFRSVGNYFKQIFNKPVLAFSGELNLAYAYGSPGFIPLQERFFIGGANSIRGFDEGSIGESTIIWYEDHSLGGYRTFLGGEAAFVGNTELRYPLTPFLQAVAFVDMGSVWPEIGEIDPADFRFSAGAGFRFRVPGLNAMIRVDFAAPIRKLDEDETEFFHFSFGQSF, from the coding sequence ATGATACGGCTAGGACTGGGAATGCTGCTCGCGGCGTTCTCGGCGGCTTCATTTGCGGAGCCGATTCAGAAGATCGTCATTCAAGGAATAGTTCATGTGCAGGAGAAGGAGATCCGGGAGGTGATCGAAACCCGTCCGGGCGACGATTTCGCTTCCTCCATCGTTCGGCAGCAAATCCGCGACGATATCCGCGCCGTCTGGGCGTTAGGCTTTTTCCAAGACGTCTCCTCCGAAATGTCGGGATCGGATTTGATTTTCAAAGTCGTGGAAAAAAATATCGTCCACGATCTGCAATATGCCGGCAATAAGAAATTCAAAAAGAAAAAATTGGACGAGGAAGTAGGCTTCGATAAGAAATCCCGCCTCTTTTTCAGTCCGGAGGCGGCGGAAAACTACAAAAAGAAAATCCAGGATTGGTACACGAAAAAATCGTTTCCCAACTCCAAGGTTTCGTGGACGGTGGCCAGTGTCAGCGCCCCGCAAGCCGTCGACATCGTCTTCGCCATCGACGAGGGCAAGAAAATGCCCGTCAAAAAAGTCGTTTTCGAAGGCAATACGATTCTTACCGATAAAGCGCTGAAAAAGACGATCCAAACCAAGGAATCCTGGTGGTTCATCATCCAACGGCAATATGACGAGACCGCCGCCAAACAGGATATCGACCTCATTACTCTCGCCTATTGGAACGTGGGGTATCTTGATGTGAAAGTTACTCTCGCTCCGGTGGAAGAACTGGAAAAAGGATTGCGGATCAAGTTCCTGATCGAAGAGGGATTGCCTTATACCCTCGGCGATTTCGAAGTCGAGGGCAACACAATCTTTTCCCGCGAAGAATTGCTTTCCAAAATCCAAATGAAGCCGGGCGATCTCTTCTCCTATTCCAGCCTGCGGGATCAGGAATTGGCGATGATTCAACTTTATCTCGCCCAAGGCTATCTCGACACCTCGATCACCCCCCTGCGGGAACAACTGCAAAAAGATGAAGCGAATAAGATCGTCGATATCCGTCTGCGCCTAACGGAATCAACCCGTAAATATATGGGAAAAGTGGAGATCGAAGGCGTTGTAACCCTGGACGACAGTTCGATTTTCCCCACGAAGGAAGGCGAATTCAAAACCAAAGATTTCGTCATTCTTCGCGAAATCGAATTGAAAGAAGGCGATCCGCTGGATTGGAGCAAGGTTCTCGAAAGCGACCGCAACCTAGTCAATCTGAACTTCTTTAAAACGCGGCCCTATCCCGTAAAAGGCCAACCCAATCTGATTCCCGGCTTTCAACGGGAGCAGACGAACGATCCCGATATAGAGAATCTTCGTCTGCAATTGGAAGAAACCCAGACAGGTTCGCTTTCTTTCGGCGGAGGCATCAGCACGTCTTACGGGCCTTCCGTTTTCGCGACGCTAACGGAAAGAAATATCTTCGGCTACGGCATCCGGGGCTCCATCCAAGGCGAATACGGAAAATACCGCAACAGCGCCATTCTCAACCTCTTCGAACCGCACTTGCTCAATTCCGATTACAGCGCCGATTGGGACATTTATTACATCAATCAGGAAGGCTACCGGGGACGCCGCTTCGATCAGGAACGCATCGGTTCCTCCATCATGTTCGGAAAAGAACTCGATGACGAATTGAGTGTTCTTTTCGGCGTCAAAGGCGAAGTGGCCGATATTCAACCATACCGCAGCAGCCGCTATAGTTTGGATAAAAGTTCGTTTCCCGAAGTCTTCAAATTGGGCGAGACCACCACGACGAGCTTGACGGTGGGCGTCGTTCACGATGCGCGAGATTTTAAACTCGATCCCACGGCGGGAACCTATGGGCGCGCTACTCTCGAAGTGGCGGGTTTGACGGACAACGAATTCGTCAAATTCCGCTCCGTCGGCAATTATTTCAAGCAGATTTTCAACAAGCCGGTGCTCGCTTTTTCCGGAGAACTGAACTTGGCTTACGCCTACGGTTCTCCCGGCTTTATCCCCTTGCAGGAACGATTCTTCATCGGCGGCGCCAATTCCATTCGCGGTTTCGACGAAGGCAGCATCGGCGAATCGACGATTATATGGTATGAAGATCATAGTTTAGGCGGCTACCGCACGTTTCTGGGCGGCGAGGCGGCTTTCGTCGGCAATACGGAATTGCGCTATCCGCTGACGCCTTTTCTGCAAGCCGTGGCTTTTGTGGATATGGGTTCGGTCTGGCCGGAAATCGGCGAAATCGATCCCGCGGATTTCCGTTTCAGCGCGGGTGCGGGATTCCGTTTTCGCGTCCCCGGCCTGAACGCCATGATCCGCGTGGATTTCGCCGCGCCGATCCGCAAACTGGACGAAGACGAAACGGAATTCTTCCATTTCAGTTTTGGACAGAGTTTCTAA